One Brassica napus cultivar Da-Ae chromosome A5, Da-Ae, whole genome shotgun sequence DNA window includes the following coding sequences:
- the LOC106345365 gene encoding serine/threonine-protein kinase PBL35-like: protein MSLDSVKVMEQSNKPNESEKKKKRKKQKKNNVRNNEEEEEEANGCWVKFRVMVCCLPSTTDVDSSSPTLSTTTLGSKSATTVKSNEQPAGPVSSSTTATSNAESSLSTPMISEELKIYSHLKKFSFLDLKLATRNFRPESLLGEGGFGCVFKGWVEENGTAPVKPGTGLTVAVKTLNLDGLQGHKEWLAEINYLGNLLHPNLVKLVGYCIEDDQRLLVYEFMPRGSLENHLFRRSLPLPWSIRMRIALGAAKGLSFLHEEALKPVIYRDFKTSNILLDSDYNAKLSDFGLAKDAPDEGKTHVSTRVMGTYGYAAPEYVMTGHLTSMSDVYSFGVVLLEMLTGRRSMDKNRPSGEQNLVEWARPHLLDRRRFYRLLDPRLEGHFSIKGAQKVTQLAAQCLSRDSKIRPKMSEVVEVLKPLPLLKDMASSSYYFQTMQAERLKAGSGSGRGLGSRNGQPVLRTLSSPHGQAGSSPYRHQIPSPKPKGATT from the exons ATGAGTTTAGATTCCGTCAAAGTAATGGAGCAATCGAACAAACCCAACGAgagcgagaagaagaagaagaggaagaagcagaagaagaacaaTGTCAGgaacaacgaagaagaagaagaagaagcaaatggGTGCTGGGTCAAATTTAGGGTTATGGTTTGTTGCCTACCTTCAACAACAGACGTCGATAGCTCCTCTCCCACTCTCTCTACCACCACTC TGGGGAGTAAGTCTGCAACAACTGTGAAATCAAATGAGCAACCAGCTGGCCCTGTTTCTTCTTCTACAACCGCAACTAGCAATGCTGAAAGCTCTCTGTCCACTCCTATGATCAGTGAAGAGCTTAAGATCTATTCTCACCTCAAGAAGTTTTCTTTCCTTGATCTCAAGTTAGCTACTAGAAATTTCAGACCCGAGAGTCTCCTCGGGGAAGGCGGCTTTGGTTGTGTCTTTAAAGGATGGGTGGAGGAGAATGGAACTGCTCCTGTTAAGCCTGGCACTGGCCTTACTGTCGCCGTCAAAACCTTAAATCTTGATGGTCTTCAGGGTCATAAAGAGTGGCTT GCTGAGATTAACTATCTTGGTAATCTTCTGCATCCGAACCTTGTTAAACTGGTGGGTTATTGTATCGAAGATGACCAAAGGCTGCTGGTTTATGAGTTTATGCCTCGAGGAAGTTTGGAGAATCATCTCTTCAGAA GGTCGTTGCCTCTTCCATGGTCGATTCGGATGAGGATTGCATTAGGTGCTGCCAAGGGTCTCAGTTTCCTTCACGAAGAAGCTCTGAAGCCTGTCATATATCGTGATTTCAAAACCTCCAACATTTTACTAGATTCA GACTACAATGCCAAACTATCAGATTTTGGGCTTGCTAAAGATGCTCCTGATGAAGGCAAAACCCATGTCTCTACTCGAGTCATGGGCACTTATGGTTACGCTGCTCCTGAGTATGTTATGACTG GTCACTTGACATCAATGAGCGATGTTTACAGTTTCGGTGTGGTTCTACTCGAAATGCTGACTGGTAGAAGATCCATGGATAAAAACCGACCAAGCGGTGAGCAAAACCTCGTTGAATGGGCAAGACCGCATCTCCTTGACAGAAGAAGATTCTACCGGCTGCTTGATCCGAGGCTGGAAGGTCATTTTTCCATCAAAGGAGCTCAGAAAGTGACTCAGCTTGCAGCTCAATGTCTTAGCCGTGACTCCAAGATCAGACCTAAAATGAGTGAAGTGGTTGAAGTCCTTAAACCACTACCGCTTCTCAAAGACATGGCTAGCTCTTCCTACTACTTCCAGACAATGCAAGCCGAACGTTTGAAAGCTGGGTCTGGGTCTGGTCGTGGGTTGGGGTCGAGAAACGGACAACCTGTGCTTAGGACACTGTCTAGTCCTCATGGACAAGCTGGTTCTTCACCTTATCGTCATCAGATTCCGTCTCCTAAGCCCAAAGGTGCAACTACTTAG
- the BNAA05G33980D gene encoding uncharacterized protein BNAA05G33980D, producing MEILRKAAIVRLHSHNGKYLTADVDQESVHQDRRGTTKNTRWTVEIVCGSNVIRLQSCYGKYLTASNNHFLLGATGKKVLQTLPAKLDSSAEWEPISDNGKHVRFKSRYGQYLRANKGLPPWRNSITHDIPSRTVTQDWVLWSVDVLQVRVINDDAESTHSSSAFSRVESGDSFTVSLPPKSEGRLIYYQTRDDCGNMNDDDDIGEKSLIFHGSELTELKKKLEEETGIQDLIVCSRNPLHDAKLCPLQLHLPPNNATMHIIIVPPSLDTDKR from the exons ATGGAGATACTTCGAAAGGCAGCGATTGTACGGCTCCATAGCCACAACGGAAAGTACCTAACCGCTGACGTAGATCAAGAATCCGTTCATCAAGACCGTCGCGGTACAACTAAAAACACCCGATGGACCGTTGAGATTGTTTGTGGGTCTAATGTCATTCGTCTTCAAAGCTGTTACGGCAAATACCTAACCGCCTCTAATAATCATTTCCTCCTCGGAGCCACCGGTAAAAAG GTACTTCAAACCTTACCGGCAAAGTTGGATTCGTCGGCAGAGTGGGAACCAATATCGGACAATGGCAAACACGTACGGTTCAAGAGTCGGTATGGACAGTATCTAAGAGCTAACAAAGGTTTACCGCCTTGGAGAAACTCTATCACACACGATATCCCTAGCCGTACAGTCACACAAGATTGGGTCTTGTGGAGTGTTGATGTTCTCCAAGTTCGAGTTATCAACGACGATGCTGAATCTACCCATAGTTCTTCGGCATTTTCACGGGTCGAG TCAGGTGATTCATTTACTGTGAGCTTACCACCAAAATCTGAAGGAAGACTGATATATTACCAGACTAGAGATGATTGTGGGAACATGAATGATGACGACGACATAGGAGAAAAATCATTGATATTCCATGGAAGCGAGTTGACAGAATTGAAGAAGAAACTAGAGGAAGAAACAGGGATCCAAGATCTTATTGTTTGCTCTAGAAACCCTTTGCATGATGCGAAGCTTTGTCCTCTTCAGTTGCATCTCCCTCCCAATAACGCAACAATGCACATCATCATCGTTCCTCCTTCACTCG ATACTGACAAACGATAA
- the LOC106365669 gene encoding uncharacterized protein LOC106365669, translating into MMKLKQTNVMFMVLALVSALVFLQSEAGNYCPTENINSIPGCFDALKLASGKDYRRLTRGCCRAVFSVIPDTCFLLLFPGKAYPIKMFRNICLNVNYVSAASPF; encoded by the coding sequence atgatgaAACTAAAGCAAACCAACGTGATGTTTATGGTGTTAGCCCTAGTCTCGGCATTGGTTTTCCTACAATCAGAAGCTGGTAATTATTGTCCGACAGAAAATATAAATAGCATACCAGGATGTTTCGATGCGTTGAAATTAGCATCAGGCAAAGATTACAGAAGGCTAACAAGAGGTTGTTGCAGAGCAGTCTTTTCAGTAATCCCTGATACTTGCTTCTTGCTTCTCTTTCCTGGCAAAGCTTACCCTATTAAGATGTTCAGAAACATTTGTCTTAATGTTAATTATGTTTCTGCTGCTTCacctttttaa
- the LOC106434307 gene encoding E2F transcription factor-like E2FF, with amino-acid sequence MEKMPWIVSSQDVDALALQSYSRKEKSLGVLVSNFVRIYNRDDVDLFGIDEAAAKLGVERRRIYDVVNILESIEVVSRKGKNLYSWNGFLHIPRSLHHLKEEGLREGFGTSSICINSQKVSLDDESEESFSLTPDDQDNSSLSKLDHKKESSLWLLSQNFVKMFLCSHDDLITLDSAAKALLSDSQDPMHMRTKVRRLYDIANVLSSMELIEKTHIPGTRKPAYKWLGSKSLTEKGSSLFNSTTESKKRVFGTEITNFSTKRNKTDCSSNYVQNGYNKHVEEEKKPAAKSYVFGPFSPTGASKKNNNNAGTNNSGRLQDLEALSSTYKPQYCNQDVTGLLGHYTEAWNKWFAELDRK; translated from the exons ATGGAGAAAATGCCATGGATTGTGTCGTCTCAAGATGTGGATGCTCTCGCTCTCCAATCGTATAGCCGCAAGGAGAAATCTCTAGGCGTTCTCGTCTCCAA TTTCGTGAGGATATATAATCGAGACGATGTTGATTTGTTTGGCATCGATGAGGCCGCTGCCAAATTAG GAGTTGAACGACGGCGTATATATGATGTAGTCAATATACTGGAGAGCATTGAG gtTGTGTCTAGAAAAGGCAAGAATCTTTACTCTTGGAATGGTTTTCTCCACATTCCTCGCTCTCTTCATCATCTCAAG GAAGAAGGTTTGAGAGAGGGTTTTGGTACCTCAAGCATCTGCATCAACTCCCAGAAG GTTTCACTTGATGATGAAAGTGAAGAGTCCTTCAGTTTAACGCCTGATGATCAAGACAACTCATCACTCTCTAAATTGG ACCACAAGAAGGAGAGTTCTCTCTGGTTACTCTCCCAAAACTTTGTTAAGATGTTTCTTTGCTCTCAT GATGATCTCATCACACTGGATAGTGCTGCAAAAGCCTTGCTGAGCGACTCTCAAGATCCAATGCATATGAGAA CTAAAGTTAGGCGGCTTTACGACATTGCAAATGTGTTATCATCCATGGAGTTAATCGAGAAG ACTCATATACCAGGGACTAGGAAACCAGCATACAAGTGGTTGGGGTCCAAAAGCTTAACCGAAAAAGGATCAAGCTTGTTTAACTCCACCACTGAATCCAAGAAGCGGGTCTTTGGAACAGAGATCACCAACTTTAGTacaaagagaaacaaaacagaTTGTTCATCAAACTACGTACAGAACGGATATAATAAACATGTCGAGGAGGAAAAGAAACCAGCTGCAAAGAGCTATGTGTTTGGACCATTCTCGCCAACAGGTGCATCTAAGAAGAATAACAACAATGCTGGAACCAATAATAGCGGAAGGTTGCAAGATCTCGAGGCCCTTTCTTCTACCTACAAACCTCAGTATTGCAATCAAG ATGTAACTGGTCTTCTTGGGCATTACACGGAGGCATGGAACAAATGGTTTGCAGAGCTTGATCGCAAATAA
- the LOC106345376 gene encoding protein transport protein SEC13 homolog A yields MPPQKIETGHSDIVHDVVMDYYGKRIATASSDGTIKITGVSNSGGSQQLATLTGHRGPVWQVAWAHPKYDSLLASCSYDGQIIIWKEGNNNEWTQSHVFTDHKVSVNSIAWAPHELGLSLACGASDGNISVFSARADGGWDTTKIDQAHPVGVTSVSWAPATEPGALVSSGMHEPVYKLASGGCDSTVKVWKFANGSWKMDCFPALHKHRDWVRDVAWAPNLGLPKSTIASGSEDGSVIIWTVGKEGEQWEGKVLKDFKTPVWRVTWSMTGNLLAVSDGNNNVTVWKEAVDGEWEQVTVVEP; encoded by the coding sequence ATGCCTCCGCAGAAGATCGAGACTGGTCACAGCGACATTGTCCATGATGTCGTCATGGATTACTACGGAAAGAGAATAGCAACTGCCTCATCAGACGGCACCATCAAGATTACCGGAGTAAGCAACAGCGGCGGATCTCAGCAGCTAGCTACCTTAACCGGCCACCGAGGCCCCGTCTGGCAAGTCGCCTGGGCCCACCCGAAGTACGATTCGCTCCTCGCTTCGTGCTCCTACGATGGGCAAATCATAATATGGAAAGAAGGAAACAATAACGAATGGACGCAGTCTCACGTCTTCACAGACCACAAAGTATCAGTCAACTCCATCGCTTGGGCTCCTCACGAGCTCGGTCTCTCCTTAGCTTGCGGAGCATCCGACGGAAACATCTCTGTCTTCTCAGCTAGAGCCGATGGCGGTTGGGACACGACGAAGATAGACCAAGCTCACCCGGTCGGAGTCACTTCGGTGTCGTGGGCACCAGCGACGGAGCCAGGGGCGCTGGTTAGCTCCGGTATGCACGAGCCGGTTTACAAACTAGCGTCGGGAGGGTGTGATAGTACGGTGAAGGTGTGGAAATTCGCAAACGGGTCGTGGAAGATGGACTGTTTCCCGGCGCTACACAAGCACAGGGACTGGGTGAGGGACGTGGCGTGGGCACCGAACTTGGGTCTGCCGAAGTCGACGATAGCGAGTGGGTCGGAGGATGGGAGTGTGATCATATGGACGGTGGGGAAAGAAGGAGAGCAGTGGGAAGGGAAGGTATTGAAAGATTTCAAGACGCCGGTGTGGAGGGTGACGTGGTCGATGACGGGTAACTTGCTGGCGGTGTCGGATGGGAACAATAACGTAACGGTGTGGAAAGAGGCTGTGGATGGAGAGTGGGAACAAGTGACCGTCGTTGAGCCTTAG
- the LOC106345393 gene encoding protein NRT1/ PTR FAMILY 5.9, producing MDMEQKTRGLGKSCALLIVIAGMERYAFKGVASNLVTYLTDVVKMSNSRAAKTVNTWAGFTSMLPLFSAPLADAYWDRFFTILASSSVYFVGLVGLTWTAFAGSRSATKTISTYFLYSSLCLVSIGLGVLNPSLQAFGADQLDHDLDKEFELLSGDQKDAKATRKTQFFQWWYFGVCAGSLMGVTVMAYIQDTFGWVLGFAIPGIAMFLLILLFLSGCGIYVYGAGAGLKTKTTPTPFEKILKFIKGRVAKKKKKQRSTYTLADEEDLDAMELELQERPLCECDDDAEPEDIEKASTTPQKMDDESSKTGFSGVDTIKLVLRLLPIWTMLLMFAVIFQLPATFFTKQGMTMKRNIGPSFKIPPATLQSTITLSIILLMPLYEKILIPVTKRIKNNGQGISVMERMGVGMFLSVIAIVIAALVERKRLDISQKVKTLTDYDPETVPFSIFWLLPQYILLGISDIFTVVGMQEFFYSEVPVRMRTMGFALYTSVFGVGSFVSAGLISVVEAYSTSTGEGQNWFADDMSEARLDKYYWLLALTSTISFVVYIVLCKYFKSSSDQGSEEEKAPK from the exons ATGGATATGGAACAGAAGACAAGAGGACTTGGCAAGTCATGTGCTCTTCTCATAG TGATTGCGGGAATGGAGAGATATGCGTTTAAAGGAGTTGCATCAAACTTAGTGACATATCTAACAGATGTAGTGAAGATGAGTAACTCAAGAGCAGCCAAGACAGTTAACACTTGGGCGGGTTTCACTTCTATGTTGCCTCTCTTCTCTGCTCCTTTGGCTGATGCGTATTGGGATAGATTCTTCACTATCcttgcttcttcttctgtcTACTTTGTG GGGCTAGTGGGACTGACATGGACGGCATTTGCTGGGTCACGCTCAGCTACGAAGACAATCTCCACCTATTTTCTCTACTCTTCACTATGCCTTGTCTCAATCGGGTTAGGTGTCTTAAACCCTTCTCTTCAAGCCTTTGGTGCGGACCAGCTTGACCACGACCTTGATAAGGAATTTGAGCTTCTCTCCGGTGATCAAAAAGACGCTAAAGCTACCCGAAAGACTCAGTTTTTTCAATGGTGGTACTTTGGCGTCTGCGCTGGAAGCCTTATGGGTGTCACAGTCATGGCTTACATCCAAGACACTTTTGGTTGGGTCCTCGGTTTTGCCATACCCGGAATAGCCATGTTCCTGTTGATCTTGTTGTTCTTGTCGGGTTGCGGAATCTATGTTTATGGTGCTGGTGCCGGTTTGAAGACGAAAACAACTCCTACACCTTTTGAGAAGATCCTTAAGTTCATCAAAGGGAGAgtagcgaagaagaagaaaaagcagAGAAGCACATATACACTTGCGGATGAGGAAGATTTGGATGCTATGGAGCTaga GTTACAAGAGAGGCCTCTCTGTGAATGCGATGATGACGCTGAGCCTGAAGACATTGAAAAAGCTTCAACAACCCCACAGAAAATGGATGATGAAAGTTCAAAAACGGGTTTCTCTGGAGTTGATACAATCAAGTTAGTGCTTCGCCTTTTGCCCATATGGACGATGCTTCTCATGTTTGCGGTTATCTTCCAGCTACCAGCGACCTTTTTCACCAAACAAGGCATGACCATGAAGCGAAACATCGGTCCCAGCTTCAAAATCCCCCCTGCGACCCTGCAAAGCACCATTACTCTATCCATAATCCTTCTCATGCCGCTGTACGAGAAGATCTTGATCCCTGTCACcaaaagaatcaagaacaaCGGTCAAGGCATCTCTGTGATGGAGAGAATGGGAGTTGGAATGTTCCTATCGGTCATCGCCATTGTCATTGCGGCGCTAGTCGAAAGGAAAAGACTAGACATTAGCCAAAAGGTGAAGACGTTAACTGACTACGATCCAGAGACCGTCCCGTTCAGCATCTTCTGGCTGCTACCTCAGTACATCCTCCTGGGAATCTCGGATATATTCACAGTGGTTGGGATGCAAGAGTTTTTCTACAGCGAGGTTCCGGTTAGAATGAGAACAATGGGGTTTGCTCTCTACACAAGTGTCTTTGGCGTTGGAAGCTTTGTCAGTGCAGGGCTGATCTCAGTCGTGGAGGCATACTCAACCTCAACAGGTGAAGGGCAAAACTGGTTTGCAGATGATATGTCGGAAGCTAGGCTAGACAAATACTACTGGCTGCTTGCTCTTACAAGTACTATAAGCTTTGTGGTCTACATAGTTCTATGCAAGTATTTCAAGAGTAGTAGTGATCAAGGCAGTGAAGAAGAAAAAGCCCCTAAATAA
- the LOC106434318 gene encoding uncharacterized protein LOC106434318, producing the protein MGILSYAVAGGGFAVIGAWESLDSSNLDPNPTSPTADQITPSPPKSTGSSSTPVALLSSLFIANSIYSFFSSIGSSDRVGSMLQLQILAVAVLFLVYAVVTHLVNSKNGAFASLPSSITSLLLLFGFIEEFLMFYLQKKDTSGIENRYYDLMLVPIAVCVFSTVFELKSDSTTHRFAKLGRGIGLILQGTWFLQMGISFFTGLITNNCSFHEKSRGNFTVKCKGHGDYHRAKAIATLQFNCHLALMVVLATALFSVVANKKGFLREDHSKYRPLGAEMENLSNFTLDSDEEEDEVRQDSHVAKETALNGIISSHA; encoded by the coding sequence ATGGGTATATTGAGTTACGCCGTCGCCGGCGGCGGGTTTGCGGTGATCGGCGCGTGGGAGTCACTGGACTCTTCGAACCTCGATCCGAATCCAACTTCCCCTACGGCGGATCAGATCACTCCGTCTCCGCCCAAATCTACTGGATCGTCTTCCACCCCCGTAGCTCTGCTTTCGTCTCTGTTCATAGCCAACTCGATTTACTCCTTCTTCAGCTCAATCGGATCCAGCGACCGGGTCGGATCGATGCTCCAGTTACAGATCCTGGCGGTCGCAGTTTTATTCCTAGTGTACGCCGTCGTAACCCATCTGGTCAACTCCAAAAACGGAGCCTTTGCTTCTCTTCCGTCTTCGATCACGAGCCTGTTGCTTCTCTTCGGCTTCATCGAGGAGTTTCTCATGTTCTACCTCCAGAAGAAGGACACATCCGGAATCGAGAACCGCTACTACGATCTCATGCTCGTCCCCATCGCCGTCTGCGTCTTCTCCACGGTCTTCGAGCTCAAATCCGACTCAACCACGCATCGATTCGCGAAGCTAGGGCGCGGGATCGGGTTGATTCTGCAAGGAACGTGGTTTCTGCAGATGGGTATATCGTTCTTCACGGGGTTGATCACTAATAACTGCTCGTTTCACGAGAAGAGCAGAGGCAATTTCACCGTCAAGTGCAAAGGACACGGTGATTATCACAGGGCTAAAGCTATAGCTACGCTTCAGTTTAACTGTCATTTGGCTCTTATGGTGGTTTTAGCTACTGCGTTGTTCTCCGTCGTTGCGAACAAGAAAGGTTTTCTCCGTGAGGATCATTCAAAGTATCGCCCTCTCGGAGCTGAGATGGAAAATTTAAGCAACTTCACTCTCGActctgatgaagaagaagacgaggtTCGACAAGATAGCCACGTAGCTAAGGAAACTGCTCTTAATGGAATCATCAGCTCACACGCTTAA
- the LOC106345413 gene encoding LOW QUALITY PROTEIN: CRM-domain containing factor CFM2, chloroplastic (The sequence of the model RefSeq protein was modified relative to this genomic sequence to represent the inferred CDS: inserted 2 bases in 1 codon): MLLPHFCSVLXCFGAVGEMLLPVCHQQPLLPPKALPDRIFPPFLIPRTVISLRRASFVVCSSSSDRKTLPQSAIQRIADKLRTLGFAEETNHDSPTTSGQNSPGEIFVPLPDQLPIHRVGHTIDTSWSTPSYPVPKPGSGTAISRFHELKRVWKKEKQSERKNEEKVPSLAELTLPAGELRRLRSEGIRLTKKIKIGKAGVTEGIVNGIHERWRTTEVVKIFCEDISGMNMKRTHDVLETKTGGLVIWRSGSKILLYRGVNYHYPYFVSDGNLPQASSLETSSEASSVGDSREKQTTAESSATSVNNKMVNKPLLIQGVGSPDKVRFQLPGEVQLVEEADRLLEGLGPRFTDWWAYDPLPVDGDLLPAIVPEYRRPFRLLPYGVSPKLTDDEMTILRRLGRPLPCHFALGRNRNLQGLAVAIVKLWEKCEVAKIAVKRGAQNTNSELMAEELKWLTGGTLISRDKDFIVLYRGKDFLPSAVSSAIEERRRQTMIMDKSSVHGNNLTENEVGIEAQAITKDRQMKPRQRKSPEAILERTSIKLSMALEKKANAERILAELESRESPQQSDIDKEGITEDEKYMLRKIGLKMKPFLLLGRRGVFDGTIENMHLHWKYRELVKIICHEHSIEAAYEVAEILEAESGGILVAVEMVSKGYAIIVYRGKNYERPSCLRPQTLLSKREALKRSVEAQRRRSLKLHVLKLSNNIDELNRQLVEDSATNDTCSDGEPSSRMVQEETENQNVEPEKSRGETELSYSSDSTVPSSGEENWGDDSEDEVNQSTTSSHAYQEDESGSGSSRRHEGNSLDSTANISVLTETGFAEASSFLDRSMPHNSFLNAERKVPTGQELGSSTRSGSALTESKRENHELVADLSNRERLILRKQALKMKKRPPFAVGRSNVVTGLAKTLKTHFQRNPLAIVNVKGRAKGTSVQEVIAKLKEETGALLVSQEPSKVILYRGWGAEEEMKSFYPNSNVKNSINLTTTSSQRSLVNDPPPVSPALIEAIRLECGLE; encoded by the exons ATGCTTCTTCCTCATTTCTGCTCTGTGCT CTGCTTCGGCGCTGTGGGAGAAATGTTGCTTCCTGTGTGTCACCAGCAACCATTGTTACCTCCCAAAGCCTTACCCGATCGAATTTTCCCACCATTTCTGATTCCCAGAACTGTAATTTCTCTACGTAGAGCGAGCTTCGTCGTCTGTAGCTCTTCCTCCGACCGAAAGACTCTTCCCCAATCCGCAATCCAGAGAATCGCTGATAAGCTCCGTACCCTTGGCTTCGCGGAAGAGACTAATCACGATTCTCCCACTACGTCTGGTCAAAACTCCCCCGGAGAGATATTCGTACCGTTGCCTGACCAGCTTCCGATACACCGGGTGGGGCACACGATTGACACGAGCTGGAGCACGCCCAGCTACCCGGTTCCGAAGCCCGGGTCGGGTACTGCCATCTCCAGGTTCCACGAGCTGAAGAGAGTGTGGAAGAAGGAAAAGCAGAGTGAGAGGAAGAACGAGGAGAAGGTCCCGTCGTTGGCGGAGTTGACATTGCCGGCGGGGGAGCTGAGGAGGCTGAGGTCGGAAGGGATAAGGCTGACGAAGAAGATAAAGATAGGAAAGGCAGGGGTAACGGAAGGGATAGTGAATGGGATACACGAGAGATGGAGGACAACGGAGGTTGTCAAGATTTTCTGCGAGGATATCTCCGGAATGAACATGAAACGCACCCATGACGTTTTGGAG ACGAAAACTGGAGGATTGGTGATTTGGAGATCTGGAAGCAAGATTTTGTTGTATAGAGGGGTAAACTATCACTACCCTTATTTCGTGTCTGATGGGAATTTGCCACAAGCTTCTTCTCTGGAAACTTCTTCAGAGGCATCATCTGTGGGTGATAGTAGAGAGAAACAGACTACTGCAGAATCTTCTGCCACGAGtgttaataataaaatggttAATAAGCCCTTGTTAATACAAGGCGTTGGTTCTCCGGATAAGGTTCGGTTTCAACTACCTGGGGAAGTACAGCTAGTTGAAGAAGCAGACCGCTTGCTGGAAGGACTGGGTCCAAGATTCACTGACTGGTGGGCGTATGATCCCCTTCCAGTAGATGGTGATCTTCTGCCTGCCATAGTCCCTGAGTACAGGAGACCATTTCGTCTTCTCCCATATGGTGTGAGTCCAAAACTAACCGATGACGAAATGACCATTTTAAGGAGACTTGGTAGACCGCTCCCTTGTCATTTTGCTTTGG GTAGAAATAGAAATTTGCAGGGACTAGCTGTTGCAATTGTCAAGCTCTGGGAGAAATGTGAGGTTGCTAAGATAGCAGTGAAGAGAGGAGCGCAGAACACTAATAGCGAGCTGATGGCCGAAGAGTTAAAG TGGTTGACTGGAGGGACTCTGATTTCTCGGGATAAGGATTTCATTGTCTTGTACAGAGGAAAAGATTTCCTACCATCCGCAGTGTCTTCTGCAATAGAAGAAAGGAGGAGGCAAACAATGATCATGGATAAATCAAGTGTGCATGGTAATAACCTGACTGAAAACGAAGTGGGAATAGAAGCTCAGGCTATTACAAAGGATCGTCAAATGAAACCAAGACAGCGGAAATCTCCTGAGGCGATCCTTGAAAGAACTAGTATCAAGTTGTCCATG GCGTTAGAAAAGAAAGCAAACGCAGAAAGAATTCTGGCGGAGCTGGAGAGTAGAGAGAGCCCTCAACAGTCTGATATCGATAAGGAGGGTATTACTGAAGACGAAAAGTACATGCTACGGAAAATTGGCTTGAAAATGAAGCCTTTCCTTTTACTAG GTAGACGAGGTGTTTTTGATGGAACAATAGAGAACATGCATCTTCACTGGAAGTATAGGGAACTTGTGAAGATTATTTGTCATGAACATAGCATTGAAGCTGCATACGAAGTAGCAGAAATCTTGGAAGCAGAAAGTGGTGGCATACTAGTTGCTGTGGAGATGGTAAGTAAGGGCTATGCAATTATTGTGTATCGTGGCAAGAATTATGAGAGGCCTTCATGTCTACGACCTCAAACACTTCTTAGTAAGAGAGAGGCTCTGAAGCGATCTGTGGAAGCACAACGTCGAAGG TCATTAAAGCTGCATGTGCTGAAACTTTCCAACAACATTGATGAATTGAACCGTCAGTTG GTTGAGGACAGTGCGACCAACGATACGTGTTCAGATGGGGAACCAAGTAGCAGAATG GTCCAAGAAGAAACAGAAAATCAGAATGTTGAACCTGAGAAATCAAGAGGAGAAACTGAACTCAGCTATTCTTCTGACTCAACAGTTCCTTCCTCTGGCGAAGAGAACTGGGGG GATGACAGCGAAGATGAAGTTAACCAATCTACTACGAGCAGTCATGCATATCAAGAAGATGAGTCTGGCTCTGGCTCTTCTCGGAGACATGAGGGTAACTCTCTCGATTCAACTGCAAATATATCTGTACTTACAGAAACTGGTTTTGCCGAGGCTTCGTCATTTCTTGATAGATCCATG CCGCACAACAGCTTCCTGAATGCTGAGCGAAAGGTACCAACTGGACAAGAACTGGGATCATCAACTAGAAGTGGCTCAGCTCTGACAGAGAGCAAAAGAGAAAATCATGAGTTGGTCGCAGATCTGTCCAATAGAGAAAGACTCATCCTGAGAAAACAAGCTCTCAAGATGAAGAAGCGCCCACCCTTTGCAGTAG GAAGAAGCAACGTTGTAACAGGTTTGGCTAAAACACTAAAGACGCATTTTCAGAGGAACCCTCTAGCAATCGTAAATGTCAAAGGCAGAGCCAAGGGGACATCTGTGCAAGAAGTCATCGCAAAGCTCAAG GAAGAAACAGGAGCTCTTCTGGTGTCGCAGGAGCCAAGTAAAGTGATCCTTTACAGAGGTTGGGgagcagaagaagaaatgaaAAGCTTCTACCCAAATAGCAATGTCAAAAACTCCATAAATCTAACAACAACATCTTCACAGAGAAGCCTTGTTAATGATCCTCCTCCTGTATCTCCTGCCCTCATTGAAGCCATTAGACTTGAGTGTGGATTGGAGTAA